Proteins from a genomic interval of Streptomyces sp. Tu6071:
- a CDS encoding 1-deoxy-D-xylulose-5-phosphate synthase — protein sequence MSLLQDITSPADLRRLDRSRDGELCAEIREFLVHAVARTGGHLGPNLGMVELTVALHRVFESPRDVLLFDVGHQAYVHKLLTGRAERFGGLRSAGGLSGYPSRAESDHDVIENSHASTALSYADGMAKAFALRGDHDRKVVAVVGDGALTGGLAWEALNNIGAAPERPLVLVLNDNGRSYRPTTGALARHLDGLGRQSTDRSDFFESLGIAYLGAVDGHNCAAVEEALRTAVRLRRPVVVHCLTDKGRGYPPAARDEVDCWHAVGRFDAATGAVATPGAPSWTDVFADEMLTLATERPEVVGITAAMTVPVGLHKFAAKFPDRVHDVGISEQHAVASAAGLATAGLRPVVAIYSTFLARAFDQVLMDVALHRLPVVFVLDRAGVTGPDGPSHHGIWDLSWLSLVPGLRVAAPRDTAQLGLLLREALDRDAGPTVLRFPKGRSGAGVEAVERIDGLDVLRAPRNPDVLLAAAGPLASACMEAAVLLADQGVEATVVDPRWVAPVPDALVALASTYPLTVTVEDNVGRGGFGERLGRSVAETGARKRVACLALPTDFLGPGDRDALLHAHGLSAPGIAERVLAWTRATTGTEEGA from the coding sequence ATGAGCTTGCTCCAGGACATCACCTCACCCGCCGACCTCAGAAGGCTCGATCGGTCCCGCGACGGGGAACTGTGCGCGGAAATACGCGAGTTCCTCGTCCACGCCGTGGCCAGGACGGGCGGCCACCTCGGTCCGAACCTCGGCATGGTCGAACTGACCGTCGCGCTCCACCGCGTCTTCGAGTCCCCGCGTGACGTGCTCCTCTTCGACGTCGGCCATCAGGCGTACGTGCACAAACTGCTGACCGGCCGGGCAGAGCGGTTCGGCGGCCTGCGCTCCGCCGGCGGGCTGTCGGGCTACCCCTCGCGGGCGGAGTCCGACCACGACGTCATCGAGAACTCCCACGCCTCCACCGCACTCTCGTACGCGGACGGTATGGCCAAGGCGTTCGCGCTGCGCGGGGACCATGACCGCAAAGTGGTCGCCGTCGTCGGCGACGGCGCGCTCACCGGCGGACTGGCATGGGAGGCGCTCAACAACATCGGGGCCGCGCCCGAGCGGCCTCTGGTGCTGGTCCTGAACGACAACGGGAGGTCCTACCGGCCCACGACCGGGGCGCTCGCACGTCATCTGGACGGGCTCGGCAGACAGTCCACGGACCGCTCGGACTTTTTCGAGAGTCTGGGGATCGCCTACCTGGGAGCCGTCGACGGCCACAACTGCGCCGCGGTGGAGGAAGCCCTGCGGACCGCGGTGCGGCTGCGGCGCCCCGTGGTCGTCCACTGCCTGACCGACAAGGGGCGCGGCTACCCTCCGGCCGCCCGTGACGAGGTGGACTGCTGGCACGCGGTGGGGCGCTTCGACGCGGCCACCGGTGCCGTCGCGACGCCCGGCGCACCCTCATGGACCGACGTCTTCGCCGACGAGATGCTCACCCTGGCGACCGAACGCCCGGAGGTGGTCGGGATCACCGCGGCCATGACCGTCCCGGTCGGCCTGCACAAGTTCGCTGCCAAGTTCCCCGACCGGGTGCACGACGTCGGCATCAGCGAACAGCACGCGGTCGCCTCAGCCGCGGGGCTGGCCACCGCCGGGCTGCGGCCGGTGGTGGCGATCTACTCGACTTTCCTGGCCCGGGCGTTCGACCAGGTGCTGATGGATGTGGCCCTGCACCGTCTGCCCGTCGTGTTTGTGCTGGACCGGGCCGGTGTGACCGGGCCCGACGGACCGAGCCACCACGGCATCTGGGACCTGTCCTGGCTGTCGCTCGTGCCCGGGCTACGGGTGGCCGCCCCCCGCGACACGGCACAGCTGGGCCTTCTGCTGCGCGAGGCGCTCGACCGGGACGCCGGCCCGACGGTGCTGCGGTTTCCGAAAGGGCGGTCAGGAGCGGGCGTTGAGGCTGTCGAGCGGATCGACGGCCTGGACGTCCTGCGCGCGCCGCGGAATCCGGACGTGCTGCTGGCCGCCGCCGGCCCCCTGGCGAGCGCCTGCATGGAGGCGGCCGTGCTGCTGGCCGATCAGGGCGTGGAAGCGACCGTGGTCGACCCGCGCTGGGTGGCGCCCGTTCCCGACGCGTTGGTGGCGCTGGCGAGCACGTATCCGCTGACCGTGACCGTCGAGGACAACGTCGGCCGCGGGGGGTTCGGCGAGCGCCTCGGCCGGTCCGTCGCCGAGACCGGCGCCAGGAAGCGCGTGGCCTGCCTCGCCCTGCCGACGGACTTCCTCGGGCCCGGCGACCGGGACGCGTTGCTGCACGCTCACGGTCTGTCGGCACCGGGGATCGCGGAGCGGGTTCTCGCCTGGACGAGGGCGACCACCGGCACGGAGGAGGGCGCATGA
- a CDS encoding non-ribosomal peptide synthetase, whose translation MSKPGNLHALLADAAARTPRAPAVAGPCGTATYAELDARADALARVLAGQGVGRGDRVLVWGPKSADVLAAMQAVLRLGAVYVPVDPQSPAERVETLAHECAARALCAPAELFPRVPDLLRTALACVDVEIPNGAAGTGGDAREAPHVVVDENEPAYILFTSGSTGTPKGVTISHRNALAFVEWAVEELSAGPGDRFASHASFSFDLSVLDIYAGFAVGAAVCPVPTEFAYAPERLVEFLYREHITVWYSVPSVLTLMRRDGGLLDRPAPEALRAVLFAGEPFPVHQVREFAEWTDARLLNLYGPTETNVCTYHEVHPEDLERDVPVPIGAACSGDRVWAAGPDGRAAGPGEEGELMVDGPTVFLGYWGRPAQHGPYGTGDRVRVRPDGSFDYLGRADGQVKVRGHRIELSEVSVALHTHPEVAEAAVAAVGDGLERHLAAFVARTPASTLGNIGLRRHLARRLPPQMIPDDVRFVDALPRNDRGKLDLTALVSAHNIRGVSVTARQEREEIATKLLAFIRESFLSGDPQGELVGDTPLLELGILNSLNTTVLIAHILGEFEVKLPWSDVTPESFKNVDNLSAMVYERRSSAHA comes from the coding sequence GTGAGCAAGCCGGGCAACCTTCACGCGCTGCTCGCAGACGCCGCGGCGCGCACCCCCCGGGCTCCGGCCGTGGCGGGCCCCTGCGGCACGGCGACCTACGCGGAGCTCGACGCCCGCGCCGACGCCTTGGCCCGCGTCCTGGCAGGCCAGGGCGTCGGCCGCGGCGACCGGGTCCTCGTATGGGGCCCGAAATCGGCGGACGTGCTCGCCGCCATGCAGGCCGTCCTGCGGCTCGGCGCGGTCTACGTCCCGGTCGACCCCCAGAGCCCCGCGGAGCGGGTCGAGACCCTCGCCCACGAGTGCGCGGCACGTGCGCTGTGCGCCCCGGCCGAACTGTTCCCACGCGTTCCCGACCTCCTGCGCACTGCTCTGGCCTGCGTCGACGTCGAGATACCTAACGGCGCCGCCGGGACGGGCGGGGACGCGCGCGAGGCGCCGCATGTCGTCGTCGACGAAAACGAACCCGCCTACATCCTCTTCACCTCGGGTTCGACAGGCACGCCGAAAGGCGTCACCATCAGCCACCGCAACGCCCTTGCGTTCGTGGAGTGGGCCGTCGAGGAACTGTCGGCCGGTCCCGGGGACAGGTTCGCCAGCCATGCCTCGTTCTCCTTCGACCTGTCGGTCCTCGACATCTACGCCGGGTTCGCGGTGGGCGCGGCGGTCTGCCCCGTCCCCACCGAATTCGCGTATGCGCCCGAACGCCTGGTCGAGTTCCTGTACCGGGAGCACATCACCGTCTGGTACTCCGTTCCTTCCGTGCTCACCCTCATGCGGCGCGACGGCGGCCTGCTCGACCGGCCTGCCCCTGAGGCGCTGCGTGCGGTGCTCTTCGCGGGCGAACCCTTCCCCGTCCACCAGGTCCGGGAATTCGCCGAGTGGACCGACGCCCGGCTGCTCAACCTCTACGGCCCGACCGAGACCAACGTGTGCACGTACCACGAGGTCCACCCCGAGGACCTGGAGCGCGACGTCCCGGTCCCGATCGGCGCTGCCTGCAGCGGCGACCGGGTCTGGGCGGCCGGTCCCGACGGCCGGGCGGCCGGACCCGGTGAGGAGGGCGAGCTGATGGTCGACGGCCCGACCGTCTTCCTCGGGTACTGGGGGCGGCCGGCCCAGCACGGCCCCTACGGCACGGGAGACCGGGTCAGAGTCCGGCCCGACGGCTCCTTCGACTACCTCGGGCGCGCCGACGGACAGGTCAAGGTCCGCGGTCACCGCATCGAGTTGAGCGAGGTGTCGGTGGCACTGCACACGCATCCGGAGGTGGCCGAGGCCGCGGTCGCCGCCGTGGGGGACGGGCTCGAACGGCATCTGGCCGCGTTCGTGGCCAGGACCCCGGCGAGCACTCTGGGGAACATTGGGCTCAGACGCCATCTGGCACGGCGGCTGCCCCCGCAGATGATCCCCGACGACGTGCGTTTCGTCGACGCGCTGCCCCGCAACGACCGGGGGAAGCTCGACCTCACGGCCCTGGTCTCCGCACACAACATACGAGGGGTGTCAGTGACAGCCAGGCAGGAACGAGAAGAGATCGCAACGAAGCTGCTCGCGTTCATCCGGGAGAGCTTCCTGTCCGGAGACCCTCAAGGAGAGCTCGTGGGTGACACACCACTCCTTGAACTGGGCATTCTCAACTCGCTGAACACCACGGTTTTGATCGCCCACATACTCGGCGAGTTCGAGGTCAAGCTGCCCTGGAGCGATGTCACTCCGGAAAGCTTCAAGAACGTCGACAATCTCAGCGCGATGGTGTACGAGAGGCGGTCGTCCGCCCATGCGTGA
- a CDS encoding phosphopantetheine-binding protein has translation MVTENSEPVDPVGVLARLDSLLREVWDDLPADVPVDRDASFLSLGVDSLTLVLLLDKVGAEFDIDWETEVSPGAASSLRSISDLVVRRRSDNAV, from the coding sequence ATGGTCACGGAGAATTCAGAGCCAGTCGATCCCGTTGGCGTTCTCGCTCGACTCGACTCGCTCCTCAGGGAAGTCTGGGACGACCTGCCCGCCGATGTGCCGGTGGATCGCGACGCGTCGTTCCTCAGCCTCGGCGTCGATTCGCTGACGCTGGTTCTGCTGCTCGACAAAGTAGGCGCGGAATTCGACATCGACTGGGAGACCGAGGTGTCACCGGGCGCCGCCAGTTCGCTGCGCTCGATCTCGGATCTGGTCGTGCGAAGGCGCTCCGACAACGCCGTTTGA
- a CDS encoding ketoacyl-ACP synthase III family protein, with amino-acid sequence MRIRDIYLAGIGVFLPTAQSIGSAVKQGLVPAGTAAEYGLSGVVVAGRTAAPEMALAAAQEALESSGTSAEDIGLLLYTGVWHQGPDGWGPQAYLQRHLLGDDLLAMEVRNGCNGTFGALELAAGYLKAFPHVPAALVTASDNFGTPLIDRWNPGDGVAYLGDGASAVVVSTTPGLAELRSLCTATFSAMEEAHRGGEPLFPPGATTATALDYGVRGAAFQRVAEEDGSWVRLLLGHQRHNVVCTEQALEEAGVTADDITHVLIHGMPRRAAASYLRILGFPLERSTWDFSRTVGHLGASDHMAALHHLLATERLHAGDHVLLCGFSPGVTYKAAVVRVLGTDPTRKREAQASGV; translated from the coding sequence GTGCGTATCCGGGACATCTACCTCGCCGGAATCGGCGTATTCCTGCCCACGGCGCAGAGCATCGGATCGGCGGTGAAACAGGGTCTCGTCCCGGCCGGCACGGCGGCTGAGTACGGGTTGTCGGGGGTCGTGGTCGCGGGACGGACCGCGGCGCCGGAAATGGCCCTGGCCGCCGCGCAGGAGGCGCTCGAGAGCAGCGGGACGAGCGCCGAGGACATCGGGCTGCTCCTCTACACGGGCGTCTGGCACCAGGGCCCCGACGGCTGGGGCCCCCAGGCGTATCTGCAACGGCACCTGCTCGGCGACGACCTGCTCGCGATGGAGGTCAGGAACGGTTGCAACGGAACCTTCGGCGCGCTGGAACTCGCGGCCGGGTACCTCAAGGCCTTCCCTCATGTCCCGGCGGCGCTGGTCACCGCGAGCGACAACTTCGGCACGCCGCTGATCGACAGGTGGAACCCCGGCGACGGGGTGGCCTACCTGGGAGACGGCGCCAGCGCCGTCGTGGTGAGCACTACACCGGGCCTCGCGGAGCTGCGTTCCTTGTGCACGGCCACGTTCTCGGCGATGGAGGAGGCCCACCGGGGCGGTGAGCCGCTCTTCCCGCCCGGCGCCACCACCGCCACCGCCCTGGACTACGGGGTCAGAGGCGCCGCCTTCCAGCGCGTGGCCGAGGAGGACGGCTCGTGGGTGCGGCTGCTCCTTGGCCACCAGAGGCACAACGTCGTCTGCACCGAGCAGGCGCTGGAGGAGGCCGGCGTGACGGCGGACGACATCACGCACGTCCTCATCCACGGCATGCCGCGCCGGGCGGCCGCCTCCTACCTCAGGATCCTCGGCTTCCCCCTCGAACGGTCGACGTGGGACTTCAGCAGGACCGTCGGGCACCTCGGCGCGAGCGACCACATGGCGGCGCTGCACCACCTGCTGGCGACGGAGCGACTCCACGCCGGGGATCACGTGCTGCTGTGCGGCTTCTCCCCAGGAGTGACGTACAAGGCGGCGGTCGTCCGCGTCCTCGGCACCGACCCGACTCGGAAACGTGAGGCCCAGGCCAGTGGAGTTTGA
- a CDS encoding B12-binding domain-containing radical SAM protein, translating into MRELKSDMFLLHAPSVFDFRERDDLLFAYLSDSDSVNVTSVYEMYPIGWFSIKQHLAEHDVQCDIVNVASLMLMHPELDVEALMGRLEAPIFGFDLHWMTQCYGAIELAKLVKRIHPDALTVFGGISATYYAEELARYDAVDVVVQGYDTLEPVRLLTEKVLRGDRDFRSIPNLLYTSGDEVESTGFDHKPQTNYNNVANSWSYYKKSPVTPLSSKLIMTLPNTGCAHDCGWCGGSRFAYRNIMDVRKTLVQKDNDLIIEELRTMGEAAKHTSIYALQCYSENKTRMHSYLDAVHDFGYRSVYFEQFNLTPDDTLKKMGESTDAYVLLSPESHDPRISKAAGRGTFTMEEMERWIPRALDAGIKGVMVWFFIGMPYQDRQSVMDTVAYSERLIRKFDGWPALPLMCPMVPFLDPGCRFFEEPDKHGYRIFHRTLEEHRQAMIEPIWYRRLNYETQWLSRRDLQDVSYEAIARLVSIKGEYGVLRSEFCEAVLETIDQTRRLLGEMERALKLDGELPASLRDEMRAYNRKILAYSSDQILPVPRPFGGRWFDDVTVPAELISELSGPSAREVSHPV; encoded by the coding sequence ATGCGTGAGCTGAAGTCCGACATGTTCCTCCTGCACGCGCCGAGCGTCTTCGACTTCCGCGAGCGCGACGATCTCCTCTTCGCGTATCTGAGCGACAGTGACAGCGTCAACGTGACCTCTGTATACGAGATGTATCCGATCGGCTGGTTCTCGATCAAACAGCATCTGGCCGAGCACGACGTGCAGTGCGACATCGTCAATGTCGCCTCGCTGATGCTGATGCACCCGGAACTCGACGTCGAAGCGCTGATGGGCCGGCTCGAAGCACCCATCTTCGGTTTCGACCTGCACTGGATGACGCAGTGCTACGGCGCGATCGAGCTGGCGAAGCTCGTCAAGCGGATCCATCCGGACGCGCTGACCGTCTTCGGCGGCATCTCGGCGACCTACTACGCCGAGGAACTCGCCCGGTACGACGCGGTGGACGTCGTCGTGCAGGGCTACGACACCCTCGAACCCGTCCGCCTCCTCACCGAGAAGGTGCTGAGGGGAGACCGGGACTTCCGCTCGATCCCGAACCTTCTCTACACCTCCGGCGATGAGGTCGAATCCACGGGGTTCGACCACAAGCCACAGACCAACTACAACAACGTCGCCAACAGTTGGTCGTACTACAAGAAGTCGCCGGTGACGCCGCTCTCCAGCAAACTCATCATGACGCTGCCGAACACGGGATGCGCCCACGACTGCGGCTGGTGTGGAGGCTCCCGCTTCGCCTACCGCAACATCATGGACGTCCGCAAAACGCTCGTGCAGAAGGACAACGACCTGATCATCGAGGAACTCAGGACGATGGGAGAGGCGGCCAAACACACCTCCATCTACGCCCTGCAGTGCTACTCCGAGAACAAGACCCGCATGCACAGCTACCTCGACGCCGTGCACGACTTCGGTTACCGGAGCGTCTACTTCGAGCAGTTCAACCTGACGCCGGACGACACCCTGAAGAAGATGGGCGAATCCACTGACGCCTACGTCCTGCTCTCGCCCGAGTCCCACGATCCCAGGATCAGCAAGGCGGCGGGGCGCGGCACGTTCACCATGGAAGAGATGGAGCGGTGGATCCCCCGCGCGCTGGACGCCGGGATCAAGGGCGTCATGGTGTGGTTCTTCATCGGCATGCCCTACCAGGACCGCCAGTCGGTGATGGACACCGTCGCCTATTCCGAGCGCCTGATCCGCAAGTTCGACGGATGGCCCGCACTGCCGCTCATGTGCCCGATGGTGCCCTTCCTCGACCCGGGATGCCGCTTCTTCGAGGAACCCGACAAGCACGGCTACCGGATCTTCCACCGCACGCTCGAAGAACACCGGCAGGCCATGATCGAACCGATCTGGTACCGCCGCCTCAACTACGAGACGCAGTGGCTCAGCCGACGCGATCTTCAGGACGTCTCCTACGAGGCGATCGCACGGCTCGTCAGTATCAAGGGCGAATACGGCGTGCTGCGCAGCGAATTCTGCGAGGCCGTACTGGAGACCATCGACCAGACCCGGCGACTGCTCGGGGAGATGGAACGCGCCCTCAAGCTGGACGGTGAGCTGCCCGCCTCCCTCCGGGACGAGATGCGCGCGTACAACCGCAAGATCCTCGCCTACTCCAGCGATCAGATCCTGCCCGTGCCGCGACCCTTCGGCGGGCGCTGGTTCGACGACGTGACGGTGCCCGCCGAACTGATCAGCGAGTTGTCGGGCCCGAGCGCCCGGGAGGTGAGCCACCCCGTGTGA
- a CDS encoding polyprenyl synthetase family protein → MVTPILHQAVTRFDDRLRPMVAHHFGWPSSDLPTATTSGKMVRATLTVLTGECFTTDAEAISRVTAAGAAVEMIHNFSLIHDDVMDGDRERRGRPAVWHEYGIPAAILTGDLLLAQAPLMLDGPWAADPRATRLLAEAVARLAAGQMADLSLEGRPEASPDEALAVAADKTGALLACACELGALLAGASEEATRRFSRFGLRLGLAFQIADDILGIWGDPRRTGKPVGSDLRSRKGSFPVTSALASDTPEAAELARFYADEGPVGEDEARRATDLVTRAGGWTRAVREIERFEMLARQELSSVPGLPVDRVAALLSLTNYLSNRNH, encoded by the coding sequence ATGGTGACCCCGATCCTCCATCAGGCGGTCACCCGGTTCGACGACCGGCTCCGGCCCATGGTCGCCCACCACTTCGGGTGGCCGTCGAGTGATCTGCCGACGGCTACCACCAGCGGCAAGATGGTCCGCGCGACCCTCACCGTGCTGACCGGCGAGTGTTTCACCACCGATGCCGAGGCGATCTCGCGCGTCACGGCCGCGGGCGCCGCCGTGGAGATGATCCATAACTTCTCTCTCATCCACGACGACGTCATGGACGGTGACAGAGAACGCCGCGGCCGCCCGGCCGTCTGGCACGAGTACGGGATCCCGGCCGCCATCCTCACGGGCGATCTGCTGCTCGCGCAGGCCCCGTTGATGCTGGACGGGCCCTGGGCCGCCGACCCGCGCGCGACGCGGCTGCTGGCCGAGGCCGTGGCCCGGCTCGCCGCCGGGCAGATGGCCGACCTTTCGTTGGAGGGCCGGCCCGAGGCCAGCCCGGACGAGGCGCTCGCGGTTGCCGCGGACAAGACCGGGGCGCTCCTGGCCTGTGCCTGTGAGCTGGGCGCCCTGCTGGCCGGCGCCTCCGAGGAGGCGACACGACGGTTCAGCCGGTTCGGTCTCCGGCTCGGACTCGCCTTCCAGATCGCCGACGACATCCTGGGCATCTGGGGCGACCCCCGGCGCACCGGCAAGCCCGTCGGCTCGGACCTGCGCAGCAGAAAGGGCAGCTTCCCCGTGACGTCCGCCCTCGCCTCCGACACCCCGGAAGCCGCCGAACTGGCCCGCTTCTACGCCGACGAGGGACCGGTCGGGGAGGACGAGGCACGCCGCGCCACCGACCTGGTCACCCGGGCCGGCGGCTGGACGAGGGCGGTGCGGGAGATCGAGCGCTTCGAGATGCTGGCCCGCCAGGAGCTCAGCTCCGTACCGGGACTGCCGGTGGACCGCGTGGCCGCCCTGCTCTCGCTCACCAACTACCTCTCCAATCGGAACCATTGA
- a CDS encoding acyl-CoA dehydrogenase family protein, with amino-acid sequence MRPRPVEFDLTEEQQQRIRRIRDAAVRMPRPEPGEAAGRDVWQAAGESGITGLCLPEIHGGGGLGALDTALGLEAFCAGGADTGLAFAIAAHLLACGTVLAQHAGEAVRAELLRGLASGRTIAANAMTEDGAGSDVSRLATTAVCDGDAYVLDGVKSFVSNGPLADILVTYAVTAPAAGFLGLSAFAVPTDLPGLRIGPPLAKAGLDGCAAARVEFSGCRVPGAYLMGAEGQGSAIFQASMTWERACLPAIFLGTMEVQLRRCVTHAGQRRQFGRRIADFQAVSHRLAIMKQRLESSRLLLYRACWQVDKGSQDAGQAAALAKVAVAESAVANGIDAAQVFGAKGYLTAEGIGGRLSDLVPLHIFSGTTDIQREIIVKGMGL; translated from the coding sequence GTGAGGCCCAGGCCAGTGGAGTTTGACCTCACCGAGGAACAGCAACAACGGATCCGGCGCATTCGCGACGCCGCCGTCCGCATGCCCCGCCCCGAGCCGGGGGAGGCTGCCGGAAGAGACGTGTGGCAGGCCGCGGGAGAGTCCGGGATCACCGGCCTGTGCCTGCCCGAAATCCACGGGGGCGGCGGGCTCGGCGCGCTCGACACGGCTCTCGGCCTGGAGGCGTTCTGCGCCGGCGGCGCCGACACGGGGCTCGCCTTCGCGATCGCGGCGCACCTGCTGGCCTGCGGCACCGTCCTCGCGCAGCACGCCGGCGAGGCGGTCCGGGCCGAACTGCTGCGTGGCCTCGCCTCCGGCAGGACGATCGCCGCCAACGCGATGACCGAGGACGGCGCCGGATCGGACGTGAGCAGGCTCGCGACGACCGCGGTGTGCGACGGCGATGCGTACGTGCTCGACGGGGTGAAGTCCTTCGTCAGCAACGGCCCCCTGGCCGACATCCTCGTCACCTACGCGGTCACCGCGCCCGCCGCCGGGTTCCTTGGACTGTCCGCGTTCGCCGTCCCCACGGATCTGCCGGGACTGCGGATCGGCCCGCCCCTGGCCAAGGCGGGACTGGACGGTTGCGCCGCCGCCCGGGTGGAGTTCTCCGGGTGCCGCGTCCCCGGCGCGTACCTGATGGGTGCGGAAGGGCAGGGCAGCGCCATCTTCCAGGCATCGATGACCTGGGAGCGGGCGTGTCTGCCCGCGATCTTCCTGGGCACGATGGAGGTCCAGCTGCGGCGCTGCGTCACGCACGCCGGGCAACGGCGGCAGTTCGGCCGGCGCATCGCGGACTTCCAGGCGGTCTCCCACCGTCTGGCCATCATGAAACAGCGCTTGGAGAGCAGCCGCCTGTTGCTGTACCGGGCGTGCTGGCAGGTCGACAAGGGCAGCCAGGACGCGGGTCAGGCGGCGGCCCTCGCCAAGGTCGCCGTCGCGGAGAGCGCGGTAGCCAACGGTATCGACGCCGCGCAGGTGTTCGGGGCGAAGGGATATCTGACCGCGGAGGGCATCGGCGGTCGGCTGAGCGACCTCGTCCCCCTGCACATCTTCTCGGGGACGACGGACATCCAGCGGGAGATCATCGTCAAGGGGATGGGCCTGTGA
- the ispG gene encoding flavodoxin-dependent (E)-4-hydroxy-3-methylbut-2-enyl-diphosphate synthase produces MSTVARVPLGRPTPRRRKTRQMMVGSVGVGSDHPVSVQSMTTTVTAHVDETLQQIAELTAAGCDIVRVAVPSRDDCEALPAITAKSPLPVVADIHFQPRYVFAAIEAGCAAVRVNPGNIKRFDDQIKDITRAASDHGVPLRIGVNAGSLDPRVLARHGSATAEALVESAMREAELFTEHDFHDFKISVKHHDPMVTIEAYELLAQRCEQPLHLGVTEAGPIQQGTVKSATAFGCLLRQGIGDTIRVSLSAPPVEEVKVGVEILRSLGLRPRQLEIVSCPSCGRAQVDVYRLAEEVSAGLEGLPVPLRVAVMGCVVNGPGEAREADLGVASGNGKGQIFVRGEVVRTVPESRIVETLIEEALRIAEEQGQEPGLEPWHEGGRGETRS; encoded by the coding sequence ATGAGTACCGTCGCGCGCGTCCCGCTCGGACGGCCCACGCCCCGGCGCCGTAAGACACGACAGATGATGGTCGGCTCCGTCGGCGTCGGCAGCGACCACCCCGTCTCCGTCCAGTCGATGACGACGACCGTGACCGCGCACGTGGACGAGACGCTCCAGCAGATCGCCGAACTGACAGCCGCCGGCTGCGACATCGTCCGGGTCGCGGTCCCCTCGCGAGACGACTGCGAGGCCTTGCCCGCCATCACCGCCAAGTCGCCGCTCCCCGTCGTCGCCGACATCCACTTCCAGCCCCGCTACGTCTTCGCGGCGATCGAGGCGGGCTGCGCGGCGGTGAGGGTCAACCCGGGCAACATCAAGCGTTTCGACGACCAGATCAAGGACATCACCCGCGCCGCGAGCGACCACGGCGTGCCGCTGCGCATCGGCGTCAACGCCGGGTCGCTCGACCCCCGCGTCCTGGCACGGCACGGCTCGGCGACCGCGGAGGCGCTGGTCGAATCGGCGATGCGGGAGGCCGAACTCTTCACCGAACACGACTTCCACGATTTCAAGATCTCCGTGAAGCACCACGACCCGATGGTGACGATCGAGGCGTACGAACTGCTGGCCCAGCGGTGCGAGCAGCCGCTCCACCTGGGCGTCACCGAGGCCGGCCCGATCCAGCAGGGCACGGTGAAGTCGGCGACCGCCTTCGGCTGCCTGCTCCGTCAGGGCATCGGGGACACCATCCGGGTCTCGCTCTCGGCGCCGCCGGTCGAGGAGGTGAAGGTCGGGGTCGAGATCTTGCGGTCGCTGGGGCTGCGCCCGCGGCAGTTGGAGATCGTCTCCTGTCCCTCCTGCGGACGGGCCCAGGTGGACGTGTACCGGCTGGCGGAGGAGGTGTCCGCCGGGCTCGAGGGGCTGCCCGTGCCGCTGCGGGTCGCCGTCATGGGATGCGTGGTCAACGGCCCCGGGGAGGCGCGCGAGGCCGATCTCGGAGTCGCCTCCGGGAACGGCAAGGGCCAGATCTTCGTCCGCGGCGAGGTCGTGCGGACGGTACCGGAGAGCCGCATCGTCGAGACGCTGATCGAGGAGGCGCTGCGGATCGCGGAGGAACAGGGGCAGGAACCGGGTCTGGAACCGTGGCACGAGGGCGGGCGGGGCGAGACGCGGTCATGA